In Juglans regia cultivar Chandler chromosome 5, Walnut 2.0, whole genome shotgun sequence, the following are encoded in one genomic region:
- the LOC108994480 gene encoding GATA transcription factor 29-like, whose protein sequence is MKINDPWLANPNYMNSTGVLGHHPYNYYSNIQPPPAPQMNEYVLLNPSSRTLGNGSSSSRRQCNTNYNDPNKRCTNYNCGTNNTPMWRKGPLGPKSLCNACGIKYRKDEERKKARDAAESSGTSSRD, encoded by the exons ATGAAAATTAATGATCCATGGTTAGCAAACCCTAATTACATGAATTCAACTGGAGTGCTAGGGCATCATCCCTACAACTACTACAGCAATATCCAGCCACCTCCAGCACCGCAAATGAATGAGTACGTACTGCTCAACCCCTCCTCTAGGACGCTTGGCAATGGCAGCTCGTCTTCAAGGCGTCAATGCAATACCAATTATAATGACCCTAATAAGAGGTGCACCAACTATAACTGTGGCACTAATAACACTCCCATGTGGCGCAAAGGCCCCCTTGGTCCCAAG AGCCTTTGCAATGCTTGTGGGATCAAGTATAGAAAGGACGAGGAGAGAAAGAAAGCCAGAGATGCAGCTGAAAGCTCCGGCACAAGCAGTCGGGATTAG